A part of Aegilops tauschii subsp. strangulata cultivar AL8/78 chromosome 2, Aet v6.0, whole genome shotgun sequence genomic DNA contains:
- the LOC109738465 gene encoding uncharacterized protein: MELEAPVVEADPGRRITRGAGGGGGGGGEGEGPAGRTTLLPCPNCDIQVVHKLAQLLLPGLVAACVDSTLGSPSSALAVQLRAELVRYVAHRSSSPPEAEEEEDPIDRDDPAEALAVFLDDFAGSKRSVAVSIAGWLPYLGGGDDGRDDRIEDLVEEMEASRFWPVERREAVARDLLRGLDDGGGRFCCRDELETHEELADHVAARCRFRPVRCRNQAQGCRAEVSACRADAHDEACAFKLLPCEQRCGLAVARRQMDRHCVTVCPMKLANCPFYQLGCESAFPACNLGSHCAEFLRPHLRLLLSPSKIGADRLDPEERLLRLEKYDSDGALGEALDVRSLTKALAELEKKMDAEDGSPGYTGDDNKQLCTSFVP; the protein is encoded by the exons ATGGAATTGGAGGCCCCGGTGGTCGAAGCAGATCCGGGGAGAAGGATCACAAGAGgagcaggaggcggcggcggcggcggcggcgagggggaggGCCCGGCTGGTCGAACCACCCTCCTGCCCTGCCCCAACTGCGACATCCAGGTGGTGCACAAGCTGGCGCAGCTGCTGCTCCCGGGCCTGGTCGCGGCGTGCGTCGACAGCACCCTCGGGAGCCCCTCCTCCGCGCTCGCCGTCCAGCTGCGCGCGGAGCTGGTGCGCTACGTCGCGCACCGCAGCAGCAGCCCGcccgaggcggaggaggaggaggatccgATCGACCGCGATGACCCGGCCGAGGCGCTGGCCGTCTTCCTGGACGACTTCGCGGGCAGCAAGAGGAGCGTCGCCGTCTCCATCGCCGGCTGGCTGCCGTACctgggcggcggcgacgacggccgCGACGACCGGATCGAGGACCTCGTCGAGGAGATGGAGGCGAGCCGCTTCTGGCCGGTCGAGAGGCGGGAGGCCGTCGCGCGGGACCTCCTCCGCGGCCtggacgacggcggcggccggtTCTGCTGCCGCGACGAGCTGGAGACCCATGAGGAGCTCGCCGACCACGTCGCCGCGCGCTGCCGATTCAGGCCCGTGCGGTGCCGGAACCAGGCCCAGGGCTGCCGGGCCGAGGTCTCCGCCTGCCGCGCCGACGCGCACGACGAGGCGTGCGCCTTCAAGCTCCTCCCCTGCGAGCAGCGCTGCGGCCTCGCCGTCGCCCGGCGCCAGATGGACCGGCACTGCGTCACCGTCTGCCCCATGAAGCTCGCCAACTGCCCCTTCTACCAGCTCGGCTGCGAGTCCGCCTTCCCGGCCTGCAACCTCGGGTCGCACTGCGCCGAGTTCCTTCGGCCTCACCTCCGCCTGCTCCTTAGTCCCAGCAAGATCGGCGCTGATCGTCTGGATCCGGAGGAGCGTCTTCTACGGCTGGAGAAG TATGATTCCGATGGTGCATTGGGCGAAGCTTTGGACGTGAGGTCTCTCACCAAAGCTCTTGCTGAGCTAGAGAAGAAGATGGACGCTGAAGATGGTTCCCCCGGTTACACCGGAGACGACAACAAACAGCTCTGCACTAGTTTCGTTCCCTGA